The following proteins are co-located in the Vicinamibacterales bacterium genome:
- a CDS encoding nuclear transport factor 2 family protein, translated as MRRLTHMALAAATAVVAMAIPAGAQTPAAAEAEVRRIIADYNAAYEKNDLDTYFKAFAPDLTQWFPSGRVDLPSYRASWTKTIQSGAGNQKVEVRDLRVQLSPSADAAVATYILRVTFRTAKGEVSTEDNQETDVLFKRNGAWTIVHVNYAPAKTP; from the coding sequence ATGCGCAGGCTCACCCACATGGCATTGGCGGCAGCGACCGCGGTGGTCGCGATGGCGATACCAGCCGGGGCCCAGACCCCGGCCGCCGCCGAGGCCGAGGTCCGGCGGATCATCGCCGACTACAACGCCGCCTACGAGAAGAACGACCTCGACACCTACTTCAAGGCGTTCGCGCCGGACCTCACGCAGTGGTTTCCGTCCGGACGCGTGGACCTGCCGTCGTACAGGGCGTCGTGGACGAAGACGATCCAATCGGGCGCCGGGAACCAGAAGGTGGAGGTGCGCGATCTGCGCGTGCAGCTGAGCCCCTCGGCGGACGCCGCGGTGGCCACCTACATTTTGCGGGTCACGTTCCGCACGGCGAAGGGCGAGGTGTCGACCGAGGACAACCAGGAGACGGACGTCCTCTTCAAGCGCAACGGCGCCTGGACGATCGTGCACGTCAACTACGCGCCGGCGAAGACGCCGTAG
- a CDS encoding response regulator transcription factor, producing MSVASPPADQIKHVLVVEDEPQMRSMLTDNLEFEGYRVTAVASGEDALREVASRQFALLLVDVMLPGISGFDVCRDLRARGHLVPIVVLTARTEERDRVQGLDLGADDYVGKPFSVSELLARVRAIVRRDGWHSQPAGEFSIGDVVVRPRQRLVLRKGRRVSLSTREFELLRYLFAHRNEIVTREQLLRDVWGYSHLSVTRTVDNYVAKLRMHIEPRPHEPRYIITVHGSGYQLLA from the coding sequence ATGAGCGTCGCCTCGCCGCCGGCCGACCAGATCAAGCACGTGCTCGTCGTGGAAGACGAGCCCCAGATGCGCTCGATGCTCACCGACAACCTCGAGTTCGAGGGCTACCGCGTGACCGCCGTCGCGTCGGGCGAGGACGCCCTGCGCGAGGTGGCGTCGCGCCAGTTCGCGCTGCTGCTCGTGGACGTCATGCTGCCCGGCATCAGCGGGTTCGACGTGTGCCGCGACCTCCGCGCCCGAGGGCACCTCGTGCCGATCGTGGTGCTGACCGCACGGACCGAGGAGCGGGACCGGGTGCAGGGCCTGGATCTCGGGGCGGACGACTACGTCGGGAAGCCCTTCAGCGTGAGCGAGCTGCTCGCCCGCGTCCGCGCGATCGTCCGCCGCGACGGGTGGCATTCCCAGCCCGCCGGCGAGTTCTCGATCGGCGACGTCGTGGTCAGGCCCCGCCAGCGCCTGGTGCTGCGCAAGGGCCGGCGGGTATCGCTCTCGACGCGGGAATTCGAGCTGCTGCGGTATCTCTTCGCGCACAGGAACGAGATCGTCACGCGCGAGCAACTCCTGCGCGACGTCTGGGGCTACAGCCACCTGTCGGTGACGCGCACGGTGGACAACTACGTGGCCAAGCTGCGGATGCACATCGAGCCGCGGCCGCACGAGCCCCGCTACATCATCACCGTCCACGGCAGCGGCTACCAGCTGCTGGCCTGA
- a CDS encoding HAMP domain-containing sensor histidine kinase: protein MRLARRDWRPPPLLLAIAASIAAAALVLYLQQRAMSALASQNQVIVRQLAEQAATDIAVEIRRTIEGPIFDTLAAVNHPELGAGRLDLVAQHFARGLEAYPHVDRFFAWTRTPGRGGHDDVLFYGRSGVFARDAALEASVRNLARRHTDSQQIYIAADVEGDESHQVFLRLFWTDARRVDFFAVLGFVVDRETMGKRLFTGHRGRAVDDVLLRRGGQVPLQLRIADENGELVHGAPSPSAAAVRLPFPLLFYPAETIRTRLAAGVSPRLWTIEVAATPLATAADATGQRYWPTALSLFLMVTALGLTVQAHRRSAELARMQTEFVAHVSHQLKTPLSLLSTATETLQMDRIRSPEKLAEYLDTIRAEAARLSALVQRILEFSRVQERRRYEFERVDLVALVRETVDAFAHGLNQPHRFEVVASAPSAFVNADPAALEQVIANLLDNAAKYSSRDQMVTVTVRSDRQAAVVEVTDRGVGIAPADQARIFDRFYRVPGASTRQGFGLGLSIVRELVHGQGGRVDVSSARGAGSTFRVTLPGVAGPAAPDTSRIRQTEAVT, encoded by the coding sequence ATGCGCCTGGCCCGCCGCGACTGGCGTCCGCCGCCGTTGCTGCTCGCGATCGCCGCCTCGATCGCGGCGGCCGCGCTCGTGCTGTACCTCCAGCAGCGCGCGATGTCGGCGCTGGCGTCGCAGAACCAGGTGATCGTGCGCCAGCTCGCGGAGCAGGCGGCGACCGACATCGCCGTGGAGATCCGGCGCACCATCGAGGGCCCGATCTTCGACACGCTGGCGGCCGTGAACCATCCGGAGCTCGGCGCCGGCCGCCTCGATCTGGTCGCGCAGCACTTCGCCCGCGGGCTCGAGGCCTATCCGCACGTCGACCGGTTCTTCGCCTGGACGAGGACGCCCGGGCGGGGGGGGCACGACGATGTCCTGTTCTACGGGCGCAGCGGCGTGTTCGCCCGCGATGCGGCGCTGGAGGCCAGCGTGCGGAACCTCGCGCGACGGCACACCGACTCCCAGCAGATCTACATCGCGGCCGACGTCGAGGGCGACGAGTCGCACCAGGTGTTCCTGCGGTTGTTCTGGACCGACGCGCGCCGCGTCGACTTCTTCGCCGTGCTCGGCTTCGTCGTGGATCGCGAGACGATGGGGAAGCGGCTTTTCACGGGACACCGCGGACGCGCCGTCGACGACGTGCTGCTCAGGCGGGGTGGTCAGGTGCCGTTGCAGCTGCGGATTGCCGACGAGAACGGGGAGCTGGTCCACGGCGCGCCGTCCCCGAGCGCGGCCGCCGTACGGCTGCCCTTCCCGCTCCTCTTCTATCCGGCCGAGACGATCCGGACGCGGCTGGCCGCAGGTGTCAGTCCGCGCCTGTGGACGATCGAAGTGGCGGCCACGCCGCTGGCGACCGCCGCCGACGCCACCGGTCAGCGCTACTGGCCCACGGCGCTGTCGCTCTTCCTGATGGTGACGGCGCTGGGGCTCACGGTGCAGGCGCACCGCCGGTCCGCGGAGCTCGCGCGGATGCAGACCGAGTTCGTCGCGCACGTCTCCCACCAGCTCAAGACGCCGCTGTCGCTGCTGAGCACGGCCACCGAGACGCTGCAGATGGACCGCATCCGTTCGCCCGAGAAGCTCGCCGAGTACCTCGACACGATTCGGGCCGAGGCCGCGCGGCTCTCGGCGCTCGTGCAGCGCATCCTGGAGTTCTCGCGCGTCCAGGAGCGCCGGCGGTACGAGTTCGAGCGCGTGGATCTCGTGGCGCTCGTGCGCGAGACGGTGGACGCCTTCGCGCACGGGCTGAACCAGCCGCACCGCTTCGAAGTCGTGGCGTCTGCGCCCAGTGCATTCGTGAACGCCGACCCGGCGGCGCTGGAGCAGGTCATCGCCAACCTGCTCGACAACGCCGCGAAGTACTCCAGCCGGGATCAGATGGTCACGGTCACCGTGCGCAGCGATCGCCAGGCGGCCGTCGTCGAAGTCACCGATCGCGGCGTCGGGATCGCCCCCGCCGACCAGGCGCGCATCTTCGACCGCTTCTACCGGGTACCGGGCGCCAGTACCCGCCAGGGCTTCGGGCTGGGGCTGTCCATCGTCCGGGAGCTCGTGCACGGGCAGGGCGGCCGCGTGGACGTCTCGAGCGCGCGCGGGGCGGGCAGCACGTTCCGCGTGACGCTGCCTGGCGTCGCCGGTCCGGCGGCTCCCGACACGTCCCGGATTCGCCAGACGGAGGCCGTGACATGA
- a CDS encoding peptidyl-alpha-hydroxyglycine alpha-amidating lyase family protein, with translation MIRQAGAVSAILAFVFGLAVLAQEKGGGDETGPYELVAGWPQNYCGAGHVIGSTGGIWAESPDRVYIFNRGCLPALKDDDRGPANSFIPSRNASGYDLSQKDPARHPRWDHVFNVVDRDGRLIESWDQHNKLFVRPHRVLVSPYDPDRHVWLVDDGAHAVYKFTRDGKRLVMTVGTPMQPGNDGTHFNRPTEVAWLPDGTFFVSDGYVNTRVAKFDKDGKFLMAWGQKGNEPNETRPGYMNTVHAIAVDKNRRVYVSDRANSRIQVFDEHGKFLDAWPNVRRPYSFLLSEDQHLWVADGITQKFTKFDLTGRLLYSWGTFGAFPGGFWGVHQFHTDSEGSLYTADVHVGRPQKFRPKRGANPANLIGQYSKSTN, from the coding sequence GTGATCAGGCAAGCAGGCGCCGTCAGTGCGATTCTCGCGTTCGTCTTCGGCTTGGCCGTGCTGGCCCAGGAAAAGGGCGGCGGCGACGAGACCGGCCCCTACGAGCTGGTCGCGGGGTGGCCCCAGAACTATTGCGGGGCCGGCCACGTCATCGGGTCGACGGGCGGCATCTGGGCGGAGAGCCCCGACCGCGTCTACATCTTCAATCGCGGCTGCCTGCCGGCCCTGAAGGACGACGATCGCGGCCCAGCCAACAGCTTCATCCCGTCGCGCAACGCGTCCGGCTACGACCTGTCGCAGAAGGATCCGGCGCGGCATCCACGCTGGGACCACGTCTTCAACGTCGTGGACCGCGACGGCCGGCTGATCGAGTCGTGGGACCAGCACAACAAGCTGTTCGTCCGGCCGCATCGCGTGCTGGTCAGTCCCTACGATCCCGACCGCCACGTGTGGCTGGTGGACGACGGCGCGCACGCCGTCTACAAGTTCACGCGCGACGGCAAGCGGCTCGTGATGACCGTCGGCACGCCCATGCAGCCAGGGAACGACGGCACCCACTTCAATCGCCCGACCGAAGTGGCGTGGCTGCCGGACGGGACGTTCTTCGTGAGCGACGGCTACGTGAACACGCGGGTGGCCAAGTTCGACAAGGACGGGAAGTTCCTGATGGCCTGGGGCCAGAAAGGCAACGAGCCAAACGAGACGCGGCCGGGCTACATGAACACGGTGCACGCGATCGCCGTGGACAAGAACCGCCGCGTCTACGTCAGCGACCGGGCCAACTCCCGCATCCAGGTCTTCGACGAGCACGGGAAGTTCCTCGACGCGTGGCCCAACGTGCGCCGGCCGTATTCGTTCCTCCTGTCCGAGGACCAGCACCTCTGGGTGGCCGACGGCATCACCCAGAAGTTCACCAAGTTCGACCTCACCGGCCGCCTGCTCTATTCGTGGGGGACCTTCGGGGCGTTTCCCGGCGGCTTCTGGGGCGTGCACCAGTTCCACACCGACAGCGAGGGCAGCCTCTATACGGCCGACGTCCACGTCGGACGCCCGCAGAAGTTCCGGCCGAAGCGGGGCGCGAACCCGGCCAACCTGATCGGTCAGTACAGCAAGAGCACGAACTAG
- a CDS encoding tetratricopeptide repeat protein, whose protein sequence is MRVWGLAAAAALALVIAAAPAAAQMELGVIKGRIVDEAGKPIQGVTIRLVNTERGREVSITTDKDGRFYRRGLQSGEYAVKVDHAGFQPIDDTIRLVAGTDRSFDFTLAKAAAAGSKDFQEGVAAYTAKDFTTAAAKFEAAVAASPNVAPLYVNLALAYFQLKRPADAIGALEKAAALAPGDAAIQFQLGSAYVDGQAYDKAVAALQAGLAATPDLATDALAAEAAGTLGAVYFAQGKVAEAEAEFQRVLAVRPDSAAALLGMGKVHFSRNDAPKALEFFEKVVAAHPGTPEAAQAAAFVKELKKGDW, encoded by the coding sequence ATGCGCGTGTGGGGACTCGCCGCCGCGGCGGCGCTCGCGCTCGTGATCGCCGCGGCTCCGGCCGCGGCGCAGATGGAGCTCGGCGTCATCAAGGGGCGCATCGTCGACGAGGCCGGCAAGCCGATTCAGGGCGTGACGATCCGGCTCGTGAACACCGAGCGCGGGCGCGAGGTGTCGATCACGACCGACAAGGACGGCCGCTTCTACCGGCGCGGTCTGCAGTCGGGCGAGTACGCGGTCAAGGTCGACCACGCCGGGTTCCAGCCGATCGACGACACGATCCGGCTGGTGGCCGGCACCGACCGCAGCTTCGACTTCACGCTGGCGAAGGCGGCCGCGGCCGGGTCGAAGGACTTCCAGGAAGGCGTCGCCGCCTACACCGCGAAGGACTTCACCACGGCGGCGGCGAAGTTCGAGGCGGCCGTGGCCGCCTCGCCGAACGTCGCCCCGCTCTACGTCAACCTCGCGCTGGCCTACTTCCAGCTGAAGCGGCCGGCCGACGCGATCGGTGCGCTGGAGAAGGCGGCCGCGCTCGCGCCCGGCGACGCGGCGATCCAGTTCCAGCTCGGGAGCGCCTACGTGGACGGGCAGGCCTACGACAAGGCCGTGGCCGCCTTGCAGGCAGGGCTCGCGGCCACGCCCGACCTGGCGACCGACGCGCTGGCCGCCGAGGCGGCCGGCACCCTCGGCGCCGTGTACTTCGCGCAGGGCAAGGTGGCCGAGGCGGAGGCCGAGTTCCAGCGCGTGCTGGCCGTCCGGCCCGACTCGGCCGCGGCGCTGCTCGGCATGGGCAAGGTGCACTTCAGCCGGAACGACGCCCCGAAGGCGCTGGAGTTCTTCGAGAAGGTCGTCGCAGCCCATCCCGGCACTCCCGAGGCCGCCCAGGCGGCCGCGTTCGTCAAGGAACTGAAGAAGGGCGATTGGTAA
- a CDS encoding TonB-dependent receptor: MAAARLLLFVLSVCAAAVAPALAQQRGVISGRVLDPDGLALPGATVVVTNPATGFTREAVTAETGAYSVPALEPGTYDVRVDMVGFTGAGRTGLVLSPGGTITLELKLAVAGVQENLVVTGESPLVERSSNQIGGSLSRREIEEVPSNFRNFTGLTQLIPGMTPNPAQSTFEGGQVVANGSPSQQNVYLLDGMYNNDDRLGGSQGTQVRVVLDNIEEYQVLANQYSSEYGGGAGAIINMVTRGGTNQVHGRAYSYFRDETLNARDKFLSAGADKPPVRTLQAGFGLGGPIVRNRAHYYFTYERDNEDLAGQKRFPAAAAPLAVDQIGYFTVRANNYFARGDVQLNDRNFINVRWLLETANSKGEGFNSNNETPDARVWEADWDHMIAGTYTSVLTDRLSSVTRFGRIGEELTTAPQGFFDDSGDAIGFGGRDPFSIGQRNQHASYITGTGGSGPTTVIRSYVFDQAFSYFVPSLLGGEHTFKAGGGYSWNHMDPRSTFDSGTFQFRGDAPYNPADPATYPFQFDVTVGPETDYGYAVVSKDQRRYLFVEDKWAVNNRVTLNLGLRWDNHKQTPNHNNAFAPRAGLAWDVRGTGRTVVRGGVGKFYAYVPVVHDLTLKQSGVQTLYPSISINASHPLASVVLTPDMITDTAGNPGVARLSPAGQAALNALRDQVVAGTAFNRNPRIDSPDRKMPHTWSWSAGVSQELFGNMALSLDYVANASRDQLGVVDINEPVNGVRPGIAVFDPAGTLIPAEARGVSFNRVLQSQTSDVFDGDYKSLQVSLVRRLANRWSGRVAYTLQRSNYVGTGNPDARRVWLDNDPRADYGEFQFNRTHVFAGSASVNPWRSLTIATVVSAISGAPINETVGRDVNGDLDNNDRPIRGIDDLTRPILSDLDSLGRAVPFGIRGPGSFTVDLSLRYQQPLAGRLESLDFYFDVFNVFNRLNPVAPTGNRSSSNFNVSTSANFPLQSQLGIRLRF, from the coding sequence ATGGCTGCTGCGCGGCTCCTGCTGTTCGTGTTGAGTGTCTGTGCCGCCGCTGTTGCGCCCGCCCTGGCGCAGCAGCGCGGCGTGATCTCCGGAAGGGTGCTGGATCCCGATGGCCTCGCGCTGCCGGGCGCCACCGTCGTCGTGACCAACCCCGCCACGGGCTTCACCCGCGAGGCCGTGACCGCGGAGACTGGCGCCTACTCGGTCCCGGCGCTCGAGCCCGGTACCTACGACGTGCGTGTCGACATGGTGGGCTTCACCGGCGCCGGCCGGACCGGGCTGGTGCTGTCGCCGGGCGGCACGATCACGCTGGAACTCAAGCTGGCGGTCGCCGGCGTCCAGGAGAACCTGGTCGTCACCGGCGAGTCGCCGCTCGTCGAGCGTTCCAGCAACCAGATCGGCGGCAGCCTGTCGCGGCGCGAGATCGAGGAAGTGCCGTCGAACTTCAGGAACTTCACCGGCCTGACGCAGTTGATTCCGGGCATGACGCCGAACCCGGCGCAGTCCACCTTCGAAGGCGGCCAGGTGGTCGCCAACGGGTCGCCGTCGCAGCAGAACGTCTACCTGCTCGACGGGATGTACAACAACGACGACCGGCTCGGCGGCAGCCAGGGCACCCAGGTGCGCGTCGTCCTCGACAACATCGAGGAATACCAGGTGCTGGCGAACCAGTACAGCTCCGAGTACGGCGGCGGCGCCGGCGCCATCATCAACATGGTCACCCGCGGCGGCACCAACCAGGTGCACGGCCGCGCCTACTCGTACTTCCGCGACGAGACCCTGAACGCCCGCGACAAGTTCCTGAGCGCGGGGGCCGACAAGCCGCCGGTGCGGACCCTGCAGGCCGGCTTCGGGCTGGGCGGTCCCATCGTGCGCAACCGCGCCCACTACTACTTCACCTACGAGCGGGACAACGAGGACCTGGCCGGCCAGAAGCGCTTCCCGGCGGCGGCGGCGCCCCTGGCGGTGGACCAGATCGGGTACTTCACCGTCAGGGCCAACAACTACTTCGCCCGCGGCGACGTCCAGCTGAACGACCGCAATTTCATCAACGTCCGCTGGCTGCTCGAGACGGCGAACTCCAAGGGTGAGGGCTTCAACTCCAACAACGAGACGCCGGATGCGAGGGTCTGGGAGGCCGACTGGGATCACATGATCGCCGGCACCTACACCAGCGTGCTGACCGATCGGCTGTCCAGCGTGACGCGCTTCGGCCGCATCGGCGAGGAGCTGACGACGGCGCCGCAGGGGTTCTTCGACGACAGCGGCGACGCGATCGGCTTCGGCGGCCGCGATCCGTTCTCGATCGGCCAGCGGAACCAGCATGCCAGCTACATCACGGGCACCGGCGGATCCGGGCCGACCACCGTGATCCGCAGCTACGTCTTCGATCAGGCCTTCAGCTACTTCGTGCCGAGCCTGCTGGGCGGCGAGCACACGTTCAAGGCGGGCGGCGGCTACAGCTGGAACCACATGGACCCCCGCTCGACCTTCGATTCCGGCACGTTCCAGTTCCGGGGCGACGCGCCCTACAACCCGGCGGATCCCGCGACCTACCCCTTCCAGTTCGACGTGACGGTGGGTCCCGAGACCGACTACGGCTACGCCGTCGTCTCCAAGGACCAGCGCCGCTACCTGTTCGTCGAAGACAAGTGGGCCGTGAACAACCGCGTCACGCTGAACCTGGGCCTGCGCTGGGACAACCACAAGCAGACGCCCAATCACAACAACGCGTTCGCGCCGCGGGCCGGCCTGGCCTGGGACGTCCGGGGCACCGGCCGGACCGTGGTGCGCGGCGGCGTCGGCAAGTTCTACGCCTACGTGCCGGTGGTGCACGACCTGACGCTCAAGCAGAGCGGCGTGCAGACGCTCTATCCCAGCATCTCGATCAACGCCTCGCATCCGCTCGCGTCGGTCGTGCTGACACCCGACATGATCACCGACACCGCCGGCAATCCCGGCGTGGCCCGCCTGTCGCCCGCGGGCCAGGCGGCGCTCAATGCCCTGCGCGACCAGGTCGTCGCCGGCACCGCGTTCAACCGCAATCCGAGAATCGACAGCCCCGACCGCAAGATGCCGCACACGTGGTCCTGGAGCGCCGGCGTCAGTCAGGAGCTGTTCGGCAACATGGCGCTGTCGCTCGACTACGTGGCCAACGCCTCGCGCGACCAGCTCGGCGTCGTCGACATCAACGAGCCGGTCAACGGCGTCCGGCCCGGCATCGCCGTCTTCGACCCGGCCGGCACGCTGATTCCCGCAGAGGCCCGTGGCGTGAGCTTCAACCGCGTGCTCCAGTCGCAGACCAGCGACGTCTTCGACGGCGACTACAAGTCGCTGCAGGTCTCGCTCGTCCGGCGGCTGGCCAACCGCTGGAGCGGCCGCGTGGCCTACACGCTGCAGCGCAGCAACTACGTCGGGACCGGCAACCCCGATGCCCGGCGGGTCTGGCTCGACAACGACCCGCGCGCCGACTACGGCGAGTTCCAGTTCAACCGGACCCACGTGTTCGCGGGCAGCGCGAGCGTGAACCCCTGGCGCAGCCTCACGATCGCGACGGTCGTGAGCGCCATCAGCGGCGCGCCCATCAACGAGACCGTCGGACGCGACGTGAACGGCGACCTCGACAACAACGACCGGCCGATCCGCGGGATCGACGACCTCACGCGGCCGATCCTGTCCGACCTCGACTCGCTCGGGCGGGCCGTGCCGTTCGGCATCCGGGGCCCCGGCTCCTTCACCGTCGACCTGTCGCTGCGCTACCAGCAGCCGCTCGCCGGCCGCCTGGAGAGCCTCGACTTCTACTTCGACGTCTTCAACGTCTTCAACCGCCTGAACCCCGTGGCGCCGACCGGCAACCGGTCGTCCTCGAACTTCAACGTGTCCACGTCGGCGAACTTCCCGCTGCAGAGCCAGCTCGGCATCCGGCTGCGGTTCTGA
- a CDS encoding fumarylacetoacetate hydrolase family protein produces MRSIAILTALVLGAASAAMAQGDPSITSAEPFTLGTFEIGGEPRIGLVLRDSLVVELNAANRALQRDPAYPPVPMPATMVDLIGRYEYGMKTRLYEIVNDLVRGNRLQGAQRPPWVHDVKGVDVLAPLMPGKMLNAAVNFYTHVGETGTAEEQKKAEAERRAKRGVPYLFLKPTRGAVIGDGDNVVIPYGRDRMDWEVELGIVIGRTAKYVPADKAAEHIFGYMVTVDISDRGGRPPDSRPGSDWFVGKGHDTFAPMGPWIVPKEFYGDPMKRLRQTLTVDGKVMQEAGAADMIHSIYELIEYGSSIITLFPGDVINNGTSGGTGMGQAYRGAERFLKPGERIEASIEGIGSITMPVVGESAPPGGTGSRLPPVSSYRKQ; encoded by the coding sequence ATGAGATCGATCGCGATACTGACGGCACTCGTCCTGGGAGCGGCCTCGGCCGCCATGGCCCAGGGCGATCCGTCCATCACCAGCGCCGAGCCGTTCACGCTCGGCACGTTCGAGATCGGCGGCGAGCCGCGCATCGGCCTGGTGCTGCGCGACAGCCTCGTCGTCGAGCTCAACGCCGCCAACCGGGCGCTGCAGCGGGACCCCGCGTATCCGCCGGTCCCGATGCCGGCGACAATGGTCGACCTCATCGGCCGCTACGAATACGGCATGAAGACGCGGCTCTACGAGATCGTCAACGACCTGGTACGCGGCAACCGCCTCCAGGGCGCTCAGCGGCCGCCGTGGGTGCACGACGTGAAGGGCGTCGACGTCCTCGCGCCCCTCATGCCCGGGAAGATGCTGAACGCCGCGGTCAACTTCTACACGCACGTCGGCGAGACCGGCACCGCCGAAGAACAGAAGAAGGCCGAGGCCGAGCGGCGCGCCAAGCGCGGCGTGCCGTACCTGTTCCTCAAGCCCACCCGCGGCGCCGTCATCGGCGACGGAGACAACGTGGTGATCCCCTACGGCCGCGATCGCATGGACTGGGAGGTGGAGCTCGGCATCGTGATTGGCCGGACGGCCAAGTACGTGCCGGCCGACAAGGCCGCCGAGCACATCTTCGGCTACATGGTGACCGTGGACATCTCCGACCGCGGCGGCCGGCCGCCGGATTCGAGGCCGGGGTCCGACTGGTTCGTCGGCAAGGGCCACGACACGTTCGCCCCGATGGGTCCGTGGATCGTCCCGAAGGAGTTCTACGGCGATCCGATGAAGCGCCTGCGCCAGACGCTCACCGTGGACGGGAAGGTGATGCAGGAAGCCGGCGCGGCGGACATGATCCACTCGATCTACGAGCTCATCGAGTACGGCTCGTCGATCATCACGCTCTTCCCCGGCGACGTCATCAACAACGGCACGTCGGGCGGCACCGGGATGGGTCAGGCCTACCGGGGCGCTGAGCGGTTCCTCAAGCCGGGCGAGCGCATCGAGGCGTCGATCGAAGGCATCGGGTCGATCACCATGCCGGTCGTCGGTGAGTCCGCGCCGCCCGGCGGAACCGGTTCGCGGCTGCCGCCAGTGAGCTCGTACCGGAAGCAGTAG